The proteins below are encoded in one region of Apium graveolens cultivar Ventura chromosome 4, ASM990537v1, whole genome shotgun sequence:
- the LOC141718877 gene encoding putative mitochondrial protein AtMg00310: MKDILERYEKLSGQSINFTKSVVTFSPNTNRQCRQQICTTLQVQESDLPGNYLGLPMFIGRRKNNAFKFLTERVSQKLQNWSNKKLSKGGKLVLLKTAAQSVPNFWMSLFLIPNEICNEIERHMNSFWWGSGGSGKGIRWMAWERLCDGKYNGGLGFRDLKKFNVAMLAKQGWRLINGDNSLVTRLMKAKYYPNNEFIDATLGSNPSYVWRSILQPQHVIKQGCRRRIGDGEDTNIWKVPWLPCLQNGYLTTNSS; the protein is encoded by the coding sequence ATGAAGGATATACTGGAAAGGTATGAAAAGTTATCTGGTCAGTCAATTAACTTTACGAAGTCGGTTGTGACATTTAGTCCAAACACGAATAGACAGTGCAGACAGCAAATTTGTACTACTCTCCAGGTACAAGAGTCGGACCTACCAGGGAACTACCTAGGCCTGCCAATGTTTATAGGACGGAGGAAGAATAATGCTTTCAAATTCTTGACAGAGAGAGTAAGCCAGAAATTACAAAACTGGAGTAATAAGAAACTGTCGAAAGGAGGAAAATTGGTACTCCTTAAGACTGCAGCCCAATCAGTGCCCAACTTTTGGATGAGTTTATTTCTCATTCCAAATGAAATCTGTAATGAAATTGAGCGTCATATGAATTCATTTTGGTGGGGGTCAGGTGGGAGTGGCAAAGGAATACGATGGATGGCATGGGAGAGATTGTGTGACGGAAAGTATAATGGGGGGTTAGGATTCAGAGATCTCAAAAAGTTTAATGTTGCAATGTTGGCAAAACAAGGGTGGCGATTAATAAATGGTGACAATTCATTAGTTACGAGATTAATGAAGGCAAAATATTATCCTAATAATGAGTTTATTGATGCAACATTGGGATCAAATCCGTCTTACGTGTGGAGAAGTATTTTACAACCTCAACATGTCATAAAGCAAGGATGCAGGCGAAGAATAGGGGATGGGGAAGATACGAATATTTGGAAAGTACCGTGGTTACCTTGTCTGCAGAATGGCTATCTTACAACTAACAGCTCCTGA